The Prevotella fusca JCM 17724 genome includes a window with the following:
- a CDS encoding tetratricopeptide repeat protein, giving the protein MKKLMIAALMLLSTSAAFAGDSEPLKAILKAQTYAEAADLLKANLAQLTDNAEKAKAYDKLYQLAMKKVSAEQGVQLENQTNQQMGKDGNKPVDEKGLYEAVGQAFDAAAEIVKYDNMPNAKGKIKPKYTGLADQLYPLRGQLINGGIFYQGAKDDANAYKYLSRYVDSADDPMFAKFDKSKDDNLNEIAYFATYYAYQNKEYQKAEKYVSYAMKSKERAKDAQQLQLAILGAQLKTRQDSVSYAEKLAGIYAQDPENDAVLTTLTSIYSSLGMQDKAEEIVNAALAKNPNSYGALVMLGQFASQKKEYEKAADYLSKALALAKDDNAKIAINASIGQCWFYKAQERVAAVKGVLSPAARAQFNDVYNKAISYLETAKGLDVMKEQKAAWAYPLYGCYYFVKGVQAPETLAAAADAGIQQ; this is encoded by the coding sequence ATGAAAAAGTTAATGATCGCAGCATTGATGTTACTAAGTACATCTGCTGCATTCGCTGGCGACAGCGAGCCACTGAAGGCAATCCTGAAGGCGCAGACCTATGCTGAGGCAGCAGACCTCCTGAAGGCAAACCTCGCACAGCTTACTGACAATGCTGAAAAGGCAAAGGCTTACGACAAGCTCTATCAACTTGCTATGAAGAAGGTAAGCGCAGAGCAGGGTGTCCAGCTTGAGAACCAGACAAACCAGCAGATGGGTAAGGATGGCAATAAGCCTGTGGACGAGAAAGGTCTCTATGAGGCTGTAGGTCAGGCTTTCGATGCTGCTGCAGAGATTGTCAAGTATGACAACATGCCTAACGCCAAGGGTAAGATTAAGCCAAAGTACACAGGTCTTGCTGACCAGCTTTATCCACTTCGTGGACAGCTCATCAACGGCGGTATCTTCTACCAGGGTGCCAAGGATGATGCCAATGCCTACAAGTATCTTTCTCGTTATGTTGATTCTGCTGACGATCCGATGTTTGCTAAGTTTGACAAGTCCAAGGATGATAACCTGAATGAGATTGCTTATTTCGCAACTTACTATGCTTATCAGAACAAGGAGTATCAGAAGGCTGAAAAGTACGTTTCATACGCAATGAAGAGTAAGGAACGTGCAAAGGATGCTCAGCAGTTGCAGCTGGCTATTCTGGGTGCACAGCTCAAGACTCGCCAGGACTCTGTAAGCTATGCTGAGAAACTTGCAGGTATTTATGCACAGGATCCGGAGAATGACGCCGTGCTGACCACGCTGACTTCAATCTACAGCTCACTTGGTATGCAGGACAAGGCTGAGGAAATTGTAAATGCAGCCTTGGCAAAGAATCCTAACAGCTATGGAGCATTGGTAATGCTCGGTCAGTTTGCAAGCCAGAAGAAGGAGTATGAGAAAGCTGCTGATTACCTTTCAAAGGCTTTGGCTCTGGCAAAGGATGACAATGCAAAGATTGCTATCAATGCCTCAATCGGTCAGTGCTGGTTCTACAAGGCGCAGGAGCGTGTGGCAGCTGTAAAGGGTGTGTTGTCACCAGCTGCGCGTGCACAGTTCAACGATGTTTATAACAAGGCTATTTCTTACCTTGAGACAGCAAAGGGTCTTGATGTTATGAAAGAGCAGAAGGCAGCATGGGCTTATCCTCTTTACGGATGCTACTATTTCGTAAAGGGTGTACAGGCTCCTGAGACACTTGCTGCAGCAGCAGATGCTGGTATTCAGCAGTAA
- a CDS encoding S-adenosylmethionine:tRNA ribosyltransferase-isomerase, producing MSKDTKHICISDYNYSLPDERIAKFPLAERDQSKLLLYKHGEVSEDTFYNLPEHLPLGALMVFNNTKVIQARMHFRKETGALIEVFLMEPAEPTDYELMFQTNHECAWLCMVGNLKKWKEGTLKRAFEIKGNRLTLTATMNRSKMQEQAGGTNHWINFEWDNTNVSFAEILEAVGELPIPPYLNRATEESDKKTYQTVYSKIKGSVAAPTAGLHFTDRVLKALDEHGIDREELTLHVGAGTFKPVKSREIEGHSMHTEFIVVRRQTLEKLLAHDCRAIAVGTTSVRTLESLYYMGVKLVLDPESTEKDLHVNQWEPYDLPHNADGLVEVDGRVITAEESIRHLLAYLDKDGFEMLHSSTQIIIAPGYSYKIIKALVTNFHQPQSTLLLLVSAFVKGGNWHKIYDYALSHGFRFLSYGDSSLLIP from the coding sequence ATGTCCAAAGATACAAAGCATATTTGCATTTCTGATTATAATTACTCTCTCCCCGATGAGCGTATCGCCAAGTTTCCTTTGGCTGAGCGCGACCAAAGCAAGCTGTTGCTCTATAAGCATGGTGAAGTGTCGGAGGACACATTCTATAATCTTCCCGAGCACCTGCCACTGGGAGCTTTGATGGTTTTTAATAACACGAAAGTTATACAGGCACGTATGCATTTCCGTAAGGAAACAGGTGCGCTCATAGAGGTGTTTCTTATGGAACCTGCAGAGCCGACAGACTATGAACTCATGTTCCAGACGAATCATGAATGTGCTTGGCTTTGTATGGTCGGCAACCTCAAGAAGTGGAAGGAAGGGACTTTGAAACGTGCATTTGAAATCAAAGGAAATAGGCTGACCCTTACTGCAACAATGAATCGCAGTAAGATGCAGGAGCAGGCTGGCGGTACCAATCACTGGATTAACTTTGAGTGGGATAATACGAACGTATCATTTGCTGAAATCCTCGAAGCTGTGGGAGAACTCCCAATTCCTCCTTATCTCAACCGTGCAACTGAGGAAAGCGACAAGAAAACCTATCAGACGGTTTATTCAAAAATCAAAGGTTCTGTGGCAGCTCCAACAGCTGGGCTTCACTTTACCGATAGGGTGTTGAAAGCCTTGGACGAACATGGGATTGACCGTGAGGAGCTGACTTTACATGTTGGTGCAGGAACTTTTAAGCCTGTGAAGAGCCGTGAGATAGAGGGGCACAGTATGCATACGGAGTTTATCGTTGTTCGTCGTCAGACCTTGGAGAAACTGCTGGCTCATGATTGCCGTGCGATTGCTGTGGGTACAACGAGTGTCAGAACATTGGAAAGCCTCTATTACATGGGTGTCAAACTTGTGTTGGACCCTGAAAGTACAGAGAAAGACCTTCATGTCAATCAGTGGGAGCCGTACGACTTGCCGCATAATGCAGATGGATTGGTAGAAGTGGATGGAAGAGTGATAACAGCGGAAGAATCTATCCGTCATCTGCTTGCCTATCTGGATAAAGACGGATTTGAAATGCTGCACTCAAGCACTCAGATTATCATAGCCCCAGGTTATTCCTACAAGATTATCAAGGCACTCGTAACTAATTTCCATCAGCCACAATCCACGCTGCTGCTTTTGGTGAGTGCGTTTGTAAAGGGCGGCAACTGGCATAAGATTTATGATTATGCACTTAGTCACGGATTCCGTTTCCTTAGCTATGGTGATTCTTCGTTGTTGATTCCATAA
- a CDS encoding phosphatase PAP2 family protein codes for MNLDVLRELDKSILLAFNGSDNLFVDYFVLTLTSAYTWIALYASLLYMVIKNNENWQKILLVVGVVGLGLLIVNGVNLGVVKPLVARPRPLNNPELQGLIMATNHYMADGYSFFSSHTANSFVLAVFFSLLVRDRIFSVLMIGWSFMVSFTRPYLGVHYPSDVFFGMIFGSTVAVFIYFLYLRIYIRCSDKLHYISTRYTRTGYSFADIDVVISVLILTFIYAAFRAVLSI; via the coding sequence ATGAATTTAGACGTTTTACGAGAACTTGATAAATCAATTCTGCTCGCTTTCAATGGAAGCGACAACCTCTTTGTTGATTATTTTGTTCTTACTTTGACTTCTGCTTACACGTGGATAGCCCTCTATGCGTCTTTACTTTACATGGTTATCAAAAACAATGAGAATTGGCAGAAGATTCTGCTTGTTGTCGGCGTTGTAGGATTGGGGCTGCTTATAGTCAATGGAGTTAACCTTGGTGTTGTCAAGCCGCTTGTAGCCCGACCACGTCCGTTGAATAACCCGGAGTTACAGGGACTTATCATGGCAACGAACCATTATATGGCTGATGGATACAGCTTTTTCTCATCCCATACCGCCAATTCCTTTGTGCTGGCAGTATTTTTCAGCTTATTAGTCCGTGACCGCATCTTCTCTGTCTTGATGATAGGTTGGAGCTTCATGGTTTCCTTCACGCGCCCTTATCTTGGGGTTCATTATCCTTCCGATGTGTTTTTCGGAATGATATTCGGTTCAACAGTCGCCGTTTTCATTTATTTTTTATACCTTCGCATCTATATTAGATGCAGCGACAAACTGCACTATATCTCCACAAGATACACGAGAACGGGATATAGTTTCGCTGACATAGATGTGGTTATCAGCGTACTTATATTGACTTTCATTTATGCGGCTTTCCGTGCCGTCTTATCTATATAA
- a CDS encoding NAD(+) synthase: protein MKHGLIKVAAAIPAVKVADTKFNLVETEKQIAIAEGKGVEIIVFPELSLTGYTCQDLFQQQLLLDDAEQAVLSLLDFTRQLDIIAIVGAPVAVGPLLLNCALVIQQGKLLGIVSKTFLPNYSEFYEKRWFASSQDLRPQRIHFAGHRILVTPEMQIFRTSQGAKFAIEICEDVWAPTPPSNHLALAGAEIIFNLSTSDELIGKHAYLKSLIAQQSARTISGYVYSSSGFGESTQDVVYGGNALIFENGSLIEQSERFQLDPQLVISEIDVERLRGERRTNSTFVNAQRPVAAGLAGITGQIGELGIRVDCLLPLNLMREFTLTRHFDQHPFIPKTENMQDACDEIFNIQVSGLAKRLVHTNCKTAIIGISGGLDSTLALLVVTKTFDKLGLDRKGIVGVTMPGFGTTDRTYKNAMTLMENLGVTIREIDITASVLQHFKDIGHDASVHDATYENAQARERTQILMDLSNQLGGLVIGTGDLSELALGWCTYNGDHMSMYAVNASVPKTLIQYLVSYAAETAEDETVRQTLNDIVETPISPELKPADDKGDIAQKTEDLVGPYELHDFFLYYVLRCGFRPSKIYWMAQNAFRGVYADGVILHWMRLFFRRFFSQQFKRSCLPDGPKVGSVSLSPRGDWRMPSDAMSTNWLNELEELS from the coding sequence ATGAAACATGGACTTATAAAGGTTGCTGCAGCTATTCCTGCAGTAAAAGTAGCAGATACAAAATTCAATCTTGTAGAAACAGAGAAGCAGATTGCCATTGCCGAAGGCAAGGGCGTTGAGATTATCGTCTTCCCAGAGCTTTCTCTGACGGGCTATACTTGTCAGGACCTCTTCCAACAACAACTGCTGTTGGATGATGCCGAGCAGGCGGTCTTGTCCCTGCTTGATTTCACCCGTCAGCTTGATATTATTGCCATTGTCGGTGCACCAGTTGCCGTCGGACCATTGCTGCTGAATTGTGCGCTGGTCATCCAGCAGGGCAAGCTGTTGGGTATTGTCTCCAAGACATTTCTCCCGAATTACAGCGAGTTCTATGAGAAACGATGGTTTGCTTCCTCACAGGACCTGCGCCCTCAGCGTATTCACTTTGCCGGTCATCGTATTCTCGTAACGCCAGAGATGCAGATTTTCCGCACGTCACAGGGAGCAAAGTTTGCCATTGAAATCTGCGAGGATGTATGGGCGCCTACACCGCCAAGCAATCATCTTGCGCTGGCTGGTGCTGAGATTATCTTCAATCTCTCCACCAGTGACGAGCTTATCGGCAAGCATGCCTATCTGAAGTCACTCATTGCCCAGCAGAGCGCACGCACTATCAGCGGATACGTCTACAGCAGCAGTGGTTTTGGCGAGAGTACGCAGGATGTTGTCTATGGAGGTAATGCGCTGATATTTGAGAACGGCTCACTGATAGAACAGTCGGAGCGTTTCCAGCTTGACCCACAGCTGGTTATTTCAGAAATTGATGTGGAAAGATTACGTGGCGAACGTCGGACAAACAGTACCTTTGTCAATGCACAGCGTCCTGTTGCTGCAGGACTGGCAGGTATTACGGGGCAGATTGGCGAGTTGGGTATAAGGGTAGATTGTCTGCTGCCACTCAATCTTATGCGTGAGTTCACGCTGACACGCCATTTCGACCAGCATCCATTCATTCCCAAGACGGAGAACATGCAGGATGCCTGTGATGAAATCTTCAATATACAGGTCAGCGGATTGGCTAAAAGACTTGTTCATACCAACTGTAAGACTGCTATTATCGGTATCAGCGGTGGACTTGACTCCACACTTGCCCTGCTCGTTGTGACCAAGACTTTTGACAAGCTGGGACTCGACCGTAAGGGCATTGTAGGTGTCACCATGCCAGGGTTCGGCACCACTGACCGTACCTATAAGAATGCCATGACACTCATGGAGAATCTTGGAGTGACAATCCGTGAAATTGATATTACGGCTTCCGTATTGCAGCATTTCAAGGATATAGGTCACGATGCGAGTGTACATGACGCTACGTATGAGAATGCACAGGCTCGTGAACGCACGCAGATCCTGATGGATCTGAGTAATCAGCTGGGCGGACTTGTCATCGGTACGGGCGACCTCAGCGAGCTTGCGCTGGGCTGGTGTACCTATAACGGTGACCACATGAGCATGTATGCCGTGAATGCCAGTGTTCCGAAAACGCTTATACAGTATCTTGTAAGCTATGCTGCCGAGACTGCTGAAGATGAAACGGTACGCCAGACGTTGAACGACATCGTGGAGACACCTATCTCGCCAGAACTGAAGCCTGCTGACGACAAGGGGGATATTGCCCAGAAGACGGAAGACCTTGTCGGTCCATACGAGCTCCACGACTTCTTCCTCTATTATGTCCTGCGTTGCGGTTTCCGCCCATCGAAAATCTATTGGATGGCACAAAATGCTTTCCGTGGTGTCTATGCCGACGGAGTTATTCTTCATTGGATGCGCCTCTTCTTCCGCAGGTTCTTCTCGCAGCAGTTCAAGCGTTCGTGCCTGCCTGACGGTCCGAAGGTGGGCAGCGTGAGCCTCTCTCCACGTGGCGACTGGCGTATGCCTTCAGATGCGATGTCGACCAACTGGCTCAATGAGTTGGAAGAACTGTCATAA
- the gyrA gene encoding DNA gyrase subunit A produces MDENQTIDQDRIMKINIEEEMKSSYIDYSMSVIVARALPDVRDGFKPVHRRILFGMRGIGNFSNQPYKKCARVVGEVLGKYHPHGDSSVYGALVRMGQEWNMRYKLVDGQGNFGSVDGDSAAAMRYTECRLSKMGEHVMDDIEKDTVDMVNNFDDTLREPAVMPTKIPNLLVNGGNGIAVGMATNIPTHNLGEVIDGCCAYIDNPEISTDGLMEFIPAPDFPTGAYIYGLQGVKDAYETGRGRVVMRAKAEIESDESHDKIVVTEIPYGVNKQQLIEYIADLVKEGKLEGISNVNDETGRQGMRIVVDVKRDANANVILNKLFKMTALQSSFSVNCIALVAGRPRLLSLRECIKYFVEHRHDVTIRRAQFDLKKAQERAHILEALIKACDNIDEVVRIIRASKTPSEAQKNLEKRFDFDELQSKAIVDMRLSQLTGLRLDQLHQEFEELMQTIKDLQEILNNPERCKEVMKEELQEVKEKYGDDRRTEIIPDEHEFNAEDFYPNDPVVITISHLGYIKRTPLTDFKEQARGGVGSKGARTREKDFTEYIYPATMHQTMLFFTRKGRCYWMKCYDIPEGDKNSKGRAIQNMLSLEPGDSVNAFLRIRGLDNDEFLDSHYVVFATKQGIVKKTSLRAYSRPRTNGVIAININEGDEVVDVRLTNGKNELIIADRNGRACRFDESNIRTMGRVSTGVRGMRLDDDGQDEVIGMIVVNDPVNETVMVVSEEGYGKRSQVEDYRLTNRGGKGVKTLNVTDKTGKLVAIKNVTDENDLMIINKSGIVIRMSVAECRVMGRATQGVRLINLAKKNDVIASVCKVMSSEMESQVEEESREQWAKTNGEIKNDRTAVTEESVDDADKDSDTAPADFD; encoded by the coding sequence ATGGACGAAAATCAGACAATTGATCAAGACAGAATTATGAAGATCAACATCGAGGAGGAGATGAAAAGCTCCTACATCGACTATTCCATGTCGGTGATTGTGGCACGTGCCCTCCCAGATGTCCGTGACGGTTTCAAGCCTGTTCACCGCCGTATCCTCTTCGGTATGCGCGGTATCGGTAACTTTAGCAACCAGCCTTACAAGAAGTGCGCCCGCGTCGTCGGTGAGGTACTCGGTAAGTATCACCCACATGGTGACTCTTCAGTCTACGGTGCGCTCGTGCGTATGGGACAGGAGTGGAATATGCGCTACAAGCTGGTTGACGGGCAGGGAAACTTTGGTTCTGTCGATGGTGACTCTGCTGCTGCGATGCGTTACACGGAGTGCCGCCTCTCAAAGATGGGTGAGCACGTCATGGATGATATCGAGAAGGACACGGTTGACATGGTCAACAACTTCGACGATACGCTGCGTGAACCAGCCGTGATGCCTACGAAGATTCCTAACCTACTCGTGAATGGTGGTAACGGTATCGCCGTGGGTATGGCAACGAATATTCCTACGCACAACCTCGGTGAGGTTATTGATGGTTGCTGTGCTTATATCGATAATCCGGAGATCTCTACCGACGGATTGATGGAGTTTATTCCTGCTCCGGACTTCCCTACAGGTGCTTATATTTATGGGCTTCAGGGTGTCAAGGATGCTTACGAGACTGGTCGTGGTCGTGTTGTTATGCGTGCCAAGGCTGAGATTGAGAGCGATGAGAGCCATGACAAGATTGTCGTGACGGAAATTCCATATGGTGTCAACAAGCAGCAGCTTATCGAATATATTGCCGACCTTGTAAAGGAAGGCAAACTTGAGGGTATCTCAAATGTGAATGACGAGACTGGCCGTCAGGGTATGCGCATCGTCGTTGATGTGAAGCGTGATGCGAATGCGAATGTCATTTTGAACAAGCTCTTCAAGATGACAGCATTGCAGAGCTCGTTCTCTGTAAACTGTATCGCATTGGTTGCTGGTCGTCCACGGCTGTTGAGCCTTCGTGAGTGCATCAAGTACTTCGTTGAGCATCGCCATGATGTAACGATTCGCCGTGCTCAGTTTGACTTGAAGAAAGCGCAGGAACGTGCACACATCTTAGAGGCATTGATTAAGGCTTGTGACAATATCGACGAGGTTGTACGTATCATCCGTGCCAGCAAGACTCCTTCAGAGGCTCAGAAGAATCTCGAGAAGCGTTTTGATTTCGATGAGCTTCAGTCAAAGGCTATCGTTGATATGCGCCTGTCACAGCTTACAGGTCTGCGCCTCGATCAGTTGCATCAGGAGTTTGAGGAACTTATGCAGACAATCAAGGACCTGCAGGAGATTCTCAATAATCCAGAACGTTGCAAGGAGGTTATGAAGGAAGAACTGCAGGAGGTTAAGGAGAAGTATGGCGATGACCGCCGTACCGAGATTATCCCCGATGAGCATGAGTTCAATGCTGAGGACTTCTATCCTAATGACCCTGTTGTCATTACCATCAGCCACCTTGGCTACATCAAGCGTACCCCGCTTACTGACTTCAAGGAGCAGGCTCGCGGTGGTGTCGGTTCTAAGGGAGCCCGCACACGTGAAAAGGACTTCACCGAATATATCTATCCGGCTACAATGCACCAGACGATGCTGTTCTTCACCCGTAAGGGACGTTGCTACTGGATGAAGTGTTATGACATCCCGGAGGGGGATAAGAACTCAAAGGGACGTGCCATCCAGAATATGCTCTCACTTGAGCCGGGCGACTCTGTAAATGCTTTCCTGCGCATCCGTGGTCTTGACAATGATGAGTTCCTCGATTCGCACTACGTGGTGTTTGCTACAAAGCAGGGTATCGTTAAGAAGACTTCCCTCCGTGCCTACTCACGTCCTCGTACAAACGGTGTGATAGCCATCAATATCAATGAAGGCGATGAGGTTGTAGACGTTCGTCTGACGAATGGCAAGAACGAGCTGATTATTGCTGACCGCAATGGTCGTGCATGCCGCTTTGACGAGTCAAATATCCGTACAATGGGACGTGTCTCAACAGGTGTACGTGGTATGCGTCTGGACGATGATGGTCAGGATGAGGTTATCGGAATGATTGTTGTCAACGACCCTGTCAATGAGACGGTTATGGTCGTGTCGGAAGAAGGCTATGGCAAACGCTCACAGGTTGAGGATTACCGATTGACCAACCGTGGCGGAAAGGGTGTAAAGACACTGAATGTTACGGACAAGACGGGTAAGCTCGTTGCCATCAAGAACGTTACCGATGAGAACGACCTGATGATTATCAATAAGAGTGGTATCGTCATTCGTATGTCCGTTGCCGAGTGCCGTGTCATGGGGCGTGCAACACAGGGTGTCCGACTGATTAACCTCGCCAAGAAGAATGATGTCATTGCATCTGTCTGCAAGGTGATGAGCTCTGAAATGGAGTCGCAGGTTGAGGAAGAAAGCCGTGAGCAGTGGGCAAAGACGAATGGGGAAATCAAGAACGACAGAACCGCAGTAACGGAGGAATCCGTTGACGATGCTGATAAGGATTCTGATACGGCTCCGGCAGATTTCGATTAA
- a CDS encoding DUF2027 domain-containing protein has product MKIGDKVRFLSDTGGGVIAGFKGKIVLVEDEDGFQIPTPANEIVVVEDAATDRAKLRIDQQQRKMEKGDDNRSIKQRLTSANADEEGLDENWRDVDAEIAPGDDPSVNFEAPVRERVGGDELSVYLAFTPTDIKNLTTTRFKSYLVNDSNYYVHFSYALKQEDKWVLKAAGELEPNMKLLIEDFTLADLNEMLHGCVQLHAYKKDKPFMLKPTCDIQVDIDAVKFYRLNTFHESDFFEQPALIYTLIEKDKMVQHPMFEPLTRKDEDEPTEKLKVGYSSPSRLSEEEIDKKTDELARRYKVEHKKPAKQILKDDKIIIDLHADELLETTAGMSAADILEYQLDVFRRTLEQYKAHRGKKLIFIHGKGEGVLRHAIIHELNYKYKHYPYQDASFREYGYGATQVTIK; this is encoded by the coding sequence ATGAAAATAGGCGATAAAGTCAGATTTCTGAGCGATACCGGCGGTGGAGTCATTGCCGGTTTCAAAGGAAAGATAGTGTTGGTAGAAGATGAGGATGGTTTTCAGATTCCGACACCTGCCAACGAGATTGTTGTTGTTGAAGATGCTGCTACTGACCGTGCGAAGCTGCGTATCGACCAGCAACAGCGCAAGATGGAGAAAGGAGATGATAACCGCAGTATCAAGCAGCGTCTTACATCTGCAAATGCAGATGAGGAGGGTTTGGATGAGAACTGGCGTGATGTTGATGCCGAGATAGCCCCCGGTGATGATCCTTCCGTCAATTTTGAAGCTCCTGTCAGAGAGCGTGTCGGAGGTGATGAATTGTCGGTTTATCTTGCTTTTACGCCGACAGATATAAAAAATCTTACGACTACCCGCTTCAAGTCTTATCTTGTCAACGACTCTAATTATTACGTTCATTTCTCATACGCCTTAAAGCAGGAAGATAAATGGGTTTTGAAGGCTGCGGGCGAGTTAGAGCCGAATATGAAGCTGCTCATTGAAGATTTCACGCTTGCCGACCTCAACGAAATGCTGCATGGCTGCGTCCAGCTTCATGCCTATAAGAAAGACAAGCCTTTCATGCTCAAGCCCACTTGTGACATACAGGTGGACATCGATGCCGTGAAGTTCTACAGGCTCAATACTTTCCATGAGAGCGACTTCTTTGAACAGCCAGCGTTAATATATACGTTGATTGAGAAAGATAAAATGGTTCAACACCCGATGTTTGAACCTTTAACAAGGAAAGACGAGGACGAGCCCACAGAGAAGCTGAAGGTGGGCTATTCTTCCCCAAGCCGTCTTTCAGAAGAAGAGATTGACAAGAAGACAGACGAACTTGCCAGACGTTATAAAGTAGAACACAAGAAGCCTGCAAAGCAGATTCTCAAGGATGATAAGATTATCATTGATCTCCATGCCGATGAACTTCTTGAAACGACTGCTGGCATGTCTGCAGCAGATATTCTTGAATATCAACTGGATGTCTTCCGCCGCACGTTGGAGCAATATAAGGCTCATCGTGGCAAGAAACTTATCTTCATTCATGGAAAAGGTGAGGGTGTGTTGCGCCATGCCATCATACATGAGCTGAACTACAAGTATAAGCATTATCCTTATCAGGATGCTTCTTTCCGTGAATACGGCTATGGAGCCACACAGGTAACAATCAAATAA